Within Bacteroidota bacterium, the genomic segment CAGAATCACGTAAAATTTTGGCATCTCTATAGCCTTTGGCATTGTAAAGCGCAATGATTGAATTTTTGTCTTTATACAAATCATCCTCTTTAAATTTTGATGAACTGAATAAACGAAATTGAATACGGTTACCCGCAAAATCACGCAAATTATTTATTGTAATATTGGTAAGGGCATAATAAAATATTCCCAATGGTGAGCGTTGTGCATTCAAACTATCTTCCGGATCTTTATAAAAAAGATCAACATAAGTTTTGGTTTTGGTATCTTTCATTGCACCCTTCAATTGCCTATCGCTGTAAACCGTATTGTTATAAAAAGTAATATTGCCAATTTTCGTTTTAGGCCCTTTATCAATATCTAGAAAAAGTATTACCCAACCTTTTTGTAAAGTATCCGGTTTTTCAAATATATCTATTGTCACTGCCAGAAATCCTTTATCGGCAAAATAATCTTTGACTTTAGATTCAATATCACGCTTCACAAATTCAGTATATGGAGTACCTCTAACGATATCAATTTTTTCTACTATATCTTCTTCTTCACCTTTTGTTAATCCGCCCGGTGAATATCTGCTGATACGAGGTAACTCATCTAATCTTATAATCAGAAAAGCATCATTACCACTAAATTTTTCTACTTCTATTTGTACATTGCTGAATAATCGCAGCTTCCAAAGATTTTCAATAGCATTGCTAATTTCATCACCTGGGATATTAATTGTAGATCCAATAAATAATCCACTGCGTGCAATTAGACTCGGTTCATCTAATGATTTAATTCCTTCGATTCTAATACCGGCAATATCATATTGTTTTTGTTTTCCAAAGTCAATCTGATTGGGATCAATACCATAATTCTGCGCAAAACTATTTGCGCAAATAAAAAAACTTATAAATAATAAAATACCTTGTAAACCCCGCATCATTTCACTTGTATTTGCTCACTTATTTTTCCAAATCGGCGTTCACGGCCTTGATAATCATGCAATGCTTTTACAAATGCATCCCGATTAAAATCAGGCCATAATGTTTCGGTAAAATAGAATTCAGAATATGCCGATTGCCATAATAAATAATTGCTGATACGGTATTCACCACTTGTGCGAATTATAAGTTCCGGATCTGGTATATCTGAAGTGGTTAAATGTTCTTTAATAAGTTGTTCATCTATATCACCTGGTTCAATAATTCCCTCCTGCACTTTATTAGCAATTAATTGCATTGCATGTTTAATTTCCCAACGGCCACTATAACTTAAAGCCAACACCAATTGCAATTCCATATTTTGAGAAGTAAGATTAATCGCATCATCTAATTGAATGCGGCAGTCTTGAGGAAGAGATGTCATATCACCGATCATACGAATGCGCACATGTTTATTATTAAGCTCAGGAGTTTCTTTACTAATGCTTCGAATTAATAATTCCATTAAAGCATTTACTTCTTGCTGCGGTCTGTTCCAATTTTCTGTAGAAAAGGCATATATAGTTAGATATTTTACACCAAATTCTCTACAAGCTTCCACAATTGTACGAACGCTCTCCACTCCCTGTTGATGCCCATAAATACGAGGTTTATCATGCCGTTTTGCCCACCTGCCATTGCCATCCATAATAATGGCGATATGTTGCGGAATGCGGTTAAGATCAAGTAGGGTATTTTCTGACATCGTGCAAAGTTACCAAATAGGTGATGGTTTAATTATAACGCTTTTTATTGCCACCGGGCGAAGGACATTTCAGCTTTACAAAAGTGTATGAAATAAATAAACCGGCATGCATATACGAATCATCATGATTGGGATCGCCACGTTGTTTACCGTTGATTCCAATAGGCTGTGTATCCAATAACTCACCAGATCTGTCTGCCAGTGCAACCACTGTTTCACCATTTGGCCCCGATGCCAAAATAGTTGGATCCACATATTTACTGCTCACATCATCCAGGTAATCTGTAAATAATTTATTCCAACTAGCTTCCAAACCTACAGTAACATTTTTACCAATCGCAAATTTAAATCCGCCACCAATAGGAACAATTACCTGAAGCCGGTGGTAAGGATCAATTCCGGTGAGTTCTGAAAATTGTTGTCCTTCTGTTCCCAACGGTTGCAACTCAATCCAATCACCATTATAGTTTGCTTTAGGATTAAAATAAAGTGCCCCTATTCCAATAAACATAAAAGGCGAGAACCAATCTTCTTGTCGCAAGCGGTTCAGTTCAAAAAAATTAAATTCTATCCTTGTTGTCGCCTCAAACAGATTGCTTTTAAAACTGAGATTGCGTGCTAATCTAAAAGTATCAGAAGCCATTGCATCATCTCCCGCAGTGCTGCCATAGGCAACACCAAAATAATAAGCAATACGTGGATTTTTATTATACCGGTAAAATAATCCTGCGGCAGGCTTTGAAAATTGGACACTATTGAGATTATAATTTATATCTCCAAAGGAGTGTGATAAACCACCCCATATTCCATACTCTCGCTCTTGCGCCATTAAAGAAACAGTGCTTAATAAAAGAACAAGTAATACGATATGTTTAAGATTGTAATACAACTGCATAGTTGGGCCGGCAAAACTACAAAACTGCAACCTGAACGTAGTTTTAAAACATAAAGTATTGTTATGTTTATTATCAAGCAAAAACATCAAGCAAAAAAAAGAGCGGCCTTAGCCGCTCTTTTTATTAAGTGTTTTCACTTACTTATTGATTACCAAAGGATGTTGATTCATTGTTCCGTTTGGAAAGTGTATTACAACTGAATACATGCCACTTGCAAGGTCAGGTAAATTGATATTTAATATCTCTCCTGAATATGATTGTGTATGTGTCATTGCAAATACTTCGCTGCCGCTGATATCATAAATTTGAATTATCAGCTTCGCATTTTCTTCGGCTGTAGTAGAAATATTAAATGATTCACTTGTTGGATTTGGCCATAATTGAGATTCAATTTCTGACTCAGATGCAAAACGACAATCTACTATTACCTGTACAATATTGGATACTCTTCCGCAGCCATCTAATGTGGATACAACTCTGTATTTTCCGGTAGTGGTTGCTTCATAAATATTAGCGGTTGCTCCGATTATTTCAACGCCATTCCTATACCATTGATAAGTTACTGTAGCATAATAATCTACTGAAAGAACAACTGAAGAACCATCACAGATATAGGAAGTTCCTGCGGGTGTTATTGGCAGATTTTTATAGTAAGTAACCTTTACTGAGTTTGAAGTTGCCGCATCGCAAACTCCATTGTCAACAGTACATGTGTAGTGTCCTGATTCTGTTACTGTAAGTGAAGAACCAGTTTCACCACTGATATCCATTCCATTTCTTTGCCATTGCAAATCTCCGGATGAAGCTGTTGCAGATAATAATACACTGCCTTCATAACAAATCTTATCCGGACCTATTGGTGATACACTTACACTTGCTTCTTCAACTACGGTTACTGTAATTGTATTGGAAACGAATGCTCCATTTGATACTGAATAATCTCCACTTTCTGTAGCTGTAATTGATTGTGTTGTTTCGCCTGTGCTCCAGATATTTCCGGTTGCTTCACTTGATGTAAGTATTACTGATCCACCTGCACAGAATGTGGTTTCTCCTTCTGCAATTATAGTAACTTCTGTTCCGCAAGATTCTACTGTTACTTCAACTGCTTCTGCTTCTCCGCTACATCCTTTTGCATCGGTTACTGTAACACTATAACTTCCGCTTTCAGTTACATTAATGGATTCGGTATTTGCTCCTGTACTCCATAAAATATCGAAGTAAGAATCTACACTTAGGTTCACACTACCGCCATCACAGAATGTAGTCGGACCATCAGCAGAAATCTCAGGAGTTGGATTTGCATTTATTGTTACATCTGTATTTTCTGATGTTGCACTACATCCGTCTTGTGTTACTGTTACACTATAAAGACCTTCGGAAGATGCAACGATTGATGCACTTGTTTCGCCTGTGCTCCACAAGTAAGAATCACCTGCGGATGCAGTTAGCATTACGCTGCCACCTTCACAAAATTGAGTATCGCCATCGGCTGATATTGTGGCTTCCGGATTTGCATTTACGGTTACTGTAATTGTATTGGATGTGTTATCTCCGTTTACACATGAGTAATCTCCACTTTCAGTAACTGTAATTGATTGGGTGGTTGCTCCTGTGTTCCAAACATTTCCTGCTTCTTCACTTGATGAAAGTATTACTGATCCGCCTTCACAGAATGTAGTTGGACCATCAGCAAAAATCACAAGCTCAGTACAAACTTCTGTGGTTACGGTTACATCCGATGATGTTCCCATACAGCCGTTGTCATTTGTTACAGTAACATTATAAACTCCTGCTTCATTTACATTAATTGATTCTGTGTTTTCTCCTGTACTCCATACAATATCGAAGTAAGAATCTACACTCAAGTTTACACTTCCACCTTCGCAGAAAGTAGTTAGACCATCAGCAGAAATAGAAGGGGTTGGATTTGCATTTACTGTTACATCTGTATTAGATGAAGTAGCACTGCATCCGTTTTCTGTAACTGTTACACTGTAACTTCCTTCTGATGTTGCAGAGATAGATGCACTTGTTTGGCCAGTGCTCCATAAGTAAGAATCACCACTTGATGCAGTTAGCATTACGCTGCCGCCTTCACAAAATTCTGTGTCGCCACCGGCTGAAATTGTTGCTACCGGAATTGGATTTACGGTTACTGCTACTGCATCAGATTCATCGGTACAGCTATTTTCATTTGTAATTGTTACTGAATAATTTCCACTTTCAGATACTGTAATTGATTGTGTGGTTTCTCCGTTGCTCCACAAGTAAGAAGATGCTGTATTTGCTGTAAGCATTACATCTTCACCTTCGCATAATGTGGTGGATCCATCAGCAGTTACTGTTGCTGTTGGATTTGGATTTACTGTAATTGCAATTGGATCGGAGATAGCAGAACAATCATTTTTATAAATGGTAACTGAATAGTCACCGCTTTCTGATACTGTTATTGAAGAAGTGGTTTCACCGTTGCTCCATAAATAGGAATCCGGTGAACCGGGAACATTTGCAGTAATAGTAACTGAACCACCTTCACAGAATGTGGTTGGGCCATCCGCTTCAAGTACTGCAACAGGATTTGGTGTTACATCTACTGCTAAAGTATTTGATGTGCGCACACATCCATCTCCATTATCAATTGTCAATGAGAAATCACCTGCTAAGGTTACTGCGTTTGTTTCGGTGGTTGAACCGTCGTTCCATAAGTAACTCCAATGATGATCGGGTGTGGTTAGGATAACAGACTCACCTTCACATAAGGTAGTTTCTCCTTCGGCAACAATTGTGATTGCGTCTGGGCAGTAGGTGTTGGTTAATTGGTAGCTTGAGTAATAGGTTGCAGAATAATTATCAACTTTTGCATAATAAATTCCAGGAACAAGATCAACTATTGTAAGGCTTGTTGTGCCATATCCAAAATTATTGCCCAAGCTGAAGCCTCCTGAATTGTATAAATAGATACCGTGGTATTGACTGAGATCTGATGTTAGTGTTGAAAGGGTAACCTCTCCCATTTCTGAAAGTGTAAATTCCCAATAATCTTCTGTATCATAAACAGTCCCGTTGCCTCGAAATCCAATATGCCCTTCCACAGTAGAATTTGTGAGCATCGGCGAAGCTGTTCCAATGGTTCCATTTGGCTCAGGGTCATTGGTATAAGGAGTTGGTGTAACAACAAATTCAAGCTCATATCCTGAATAATACGTAGAAGAATAATTATCAACTTTAGCATAATAATTTCCCGCTTGTAAGTTGAAAACAGTTATGCTAGCGCTTCCATAATTAAAATTGTTTCCTAAGGAGGTGGTTCCATTTTCATCATATAAATAAATACCATGGTACATGCCTGGATCCATTGAGATGTTTAAAGTAATTGCACCATCAGAAGTTGAAACTAAATGGTACCAGTCATTAGTATCGTAAGTTCCTCCATTTCTTCTGTAACTTATTCGACCTTCAACCATTCCGTTTTCAGGAACAGATACAGAAGCCAAAGTATAATCATCATTGAGTTCTGAATCGGCAGTGTATGTTGCTGATGTAGTTGTATATTGTAATTTATATCCTGAATAGTAGGTTGAGGAATAACTATCTACTTTAATATAATAATCACCAGCTTCCAGGTTTTTAACAATCACTTTAGCAGTGTCGTATTCAAAATTGCTACCTAAAGAAGTAGTACCATTATTATCATACAGATAAACACCAAAATATTGGCCTGTCTGATTGGTTAATTCAAGAGTAATAGTTCCTGCATCGGCCATTGAAACGGTGTACCAGTCTTCCGTATCAAAGCCACCTCCATTTTCTCTAAACCCGATGTGACCAGTTGTAAAGCCATCTTCAGCAATAGAAGTATTTGCTTCAGTGTATAAATCATTGGGTTCTGAATCATTTGCCGGAGTAGCCGGAGTAGCTGTGTTGGTTAGAGTATAGCCACTATAATAGGTGGAACTAAAATAATAAACTCTTGCATAATAAGTACCAGCTGCAAGGTTATTCTTTGTAAATGTTGCACTGCCAGTACCTTCAGCTGATCCTAGAGATGTAGTACCATCTGAATCATATAAATAAATTCGGTGATACATGCCGGGATCATGCACTAATTCAAGAGTTATAACTCCATCGTTGGTTGTATTGAAAATGTACCAATCATCGGTATCATAGCTTCCACCATTATACCTGAAACCTATATGACCAATAACAGATCCGTTTTCTGCCATAGTCAAAGCAGTTCCTGGGCTATCGTTGGGTTCAGAATCGTTAGCAAGTGTTGCGGGTGTTACCGTGTTTGTAAGGGTATAGTTACTCATATACGAGGAACTGTAATAATATACTCTGGCGTAGTAAGTGCCGGCAGCAAGATTATTTACTGTTTGGCTCGCATTGTCAAATCCTTCTGCAGAACCCAATGAAGTTGTTCCATCGGAATCATATAAATATATTCTATGATACATTCCCGGTTCGTGGTCTAAGTATAAATTTACACTACCATCATCGGTAGTAGTAAAAATATACCAGTCATTTTGATCGGTGGAGGGTATTCCAATGGTTCCGGATACAGAGCCGTTTTCAGCCATTGTTTCAGCGCCAGAATAAACGTCATTTGTAGGTTCGACGTCGGCTGTTGCCTGGAAGTGCATACCAATAAGCAGCACTACAATCATAAGTAAAGATTTTTGTTTCATAAATAAAATTTTTGGTGATCAATAAGGTTCCTAACAAAATTAAACTGAATCCATACAAACATTGACCTACTAATTATAGTAGGTATGTAGAAACTTCCTTTTAGGCCAGGTTAAATGGAGATGATAAATTTAAAATGCATAATAGCTATAAAAAAAATGTGTAGTAGAAATAGATTTTATTTCTACTACACCATTATTTTTTTCAAACTATTTTTTAATAAAGTAATATTCTATACTGTTCCTGTTTTTTTTCGTGCAAGAAAAAATAATACTGAGCCGATAAGTATAAGCCCAACGCCAACCCAACCAGGAATACCAAATCCAGCTTCCTGTTTTTTCATTTCAAACTTAAAAATAGTTTTGCCCAATGCATCCTTATCTATTTTAATATTGCTGGATTCTTTTGGAAAGCGAATGAAATTTGATTGTTGCACTTGTCCACCAAATTCTAATGGGCTGGTTACATACATATATTCCTTTTCATTTAATTCTGTAAGGTCAATGTTTTTATCATCCGTTTCCAAAATCCAGTTGCCTCTTTTATCTACTTTACAAACGCCGTAAGCCTTTACTTTTAAAGTCCAACTGCGTTCCATTTCATCTTTTTCCAAAGTGAAATCATCTAAGAAAAATGCAGGCATGTCTCTTTCCATTTCTCTTTTAAATACTGCCGGGTTATTGCCATAAGTGGCTAACCATCCCTGCCAGGAAGATGCATCCATTGTCATTGAAACCGTGATGCTAGCACTGCCTTGGGCATCCAGATCCATTTCTATTTTTTGCTTCATTACTTGTTGTCCAAACAAAAGCGTAGTGGAACAAAGTAAAATACAAACTATTGTGAGTTTCATAATTTCTTTATTTTATTGATTGATAAATAGCATCAATTGTTGATGACATTTGATTATACACATTTTGATTACAGCCAATAGCAACTATCCGGTAACCATTGCTGGTAGTTGTGCCTTTTGCTTTCCAGGTAAAAGTGCCGTAGTCTGAATAGGTTTGACCTGAAGCGGTGTTGCCATTAAAATTATAGCGCATTGTGCTTCCCCAATAACTGAAATATTGCTCAATAACAGCCAGGCCATCCTGCATATTGGAGGCAGGTAAATCGTAAATGCCAATGTTTGAACTCTGGTCTGGAGCAACGGCCGTTCCCGTAAAAATTGGCATGTCCGGATTTGGTCTGTTTACATATTGCCAGCCTGAAGGAATCATTGCAGAAAGCGGTCCTGGTGTACGCTGCTGAGATGATGTTTGGTTATTATTATTATCCGTTTGCTGGTTGTTTCCACCGCCGCCGCCATCATTACCTCCACCATCATTACCGCCGTTATTGTTTCCACCACCACCTCCGCCACCACCTTGTGTATTTTTGGCAGGTGCTTGATTGAGATTTGCATTCATTACACCAAAATTCATTGCGAGCTGATCTACTTTTTCCCGTAGGAATTGATCGTCTTTTAAAGACATCGGAACAGCGCCTTGCTGATTGAGTGCATGAATATCTACTATCGTATATCTTGGATCGCCTGTTGATGCTTTTTGAAAAAACTCTTGTAGTTCTTTCATGCCTGTATTAAATGCAGATTCTACATCGGCAATTTGACCAATACCTTCACCACCAATACCCGTTGCTTCAATTGCATAGTATTCGCCATTCATTTTGAAACCGGGATATGCATGGCCGGGTATTAAGAAAATAAGCGGATCTATACCTGCATGGGATAAAATACTTGCGTAAAGGATACTGAGTTCAAGACATAAACCGGTATTGCCTGTAATCACTTCTCTCGGCAATCGGTTTTGTTGTGAAAAAGATTGTACATCATCGAGTGAACTGGGGACGCCTTTTGTACCGCTGTAAACCATGTGTGTCATCAGTGTAGCCTGATAAATACCGGCGAGAAAACGCACGGCTTCTTTTGATTGTTTGGTAACCGATGCTGTTTCTCCTTTTAATACTTTTTCCTGAAGTATTTGGGTGTAATAAGAAACAATGGGATCGTTGGGAGTAACATAACAAGCCAGTAAATCATCATTGCTAAATACATCTCCCCAACCTAAAATTTCTTCGGCAGGTACATTGGTAAATACATATTTATTTCTGTCAGTAATTTTAAAAGCAAATTCTTCTTCAATTATATCATCATCAGAAGCTCCTTTCCAGTCAATTTCTATTTCTGCTTTTTCCGTTGTTTCATTTGTTTTTGTGGTGATGTCGTCATTGAATTTAGGATAGCAAACCACTACAGCAGATTGATCGGGAAACATTTCGCCTATCACACCTAATTCGGTCCATTCAATATATCCGGGAACACGGTATCTCACCATCACATCTTCCATTTTTACGTTGGAAACATTAGTAATCTTCACTTTAAATAAATAGTATTTACCATTTAATGCATCCGGATTGGAATATACATTATGTGCGGCGGGCATTATAAAACTTGTTTTTACAATATCTACATCTAAATCACCTCTGCCACCACCAAGTGAAATGGGAAAGAAAAGTGCGGAGGCAACTAGAAAAAGCCCGGCAACAATAAGTACAACAGGTAATAGTTTCTTCATAGTGTGTTTAATTTTTAATCATTTTTGAATTTTAAATTATTCAAATTTCAATTTGTCCAAAAATAATTGAACAGTTAATGTAACCCAAGTAAGAATACCTACTTAATCTAGTAGGTTTTTGAAATTGAGAATTGACTTTGTAAATTGACTATTGACTTTAAAATTGACAATTGACAGTTGACAATGAAAAAAAACATCACCAATTTATAAATTATGATGTCTGTGAAATCTTTGCAAACATTTAAATCGGTGATTCAGACAATGCTCTTCTTTTCGATTACACAATTACACAGTTCTACAATTCTACGATTCTACAATTCTACAAAACAGCCATTGCCATTTAAAATTGACAATTGACAGTTGACAATGAAAAAAAACATCACCAATTTACAAATTATGATGTCTGTGAAATCGTTGCAAACATTTAAATCGGTGATCCAGACAATGCTCTTCTTTTCGATTACACAATTACACAGTTCTACAATTCTACGATTCTACAATTCTACAAAACAGCCATTGCCCTTAGCCTTCGCCATCGCTTTTTTTCGATTACACAATTACACAATTACACGATTACACAATTACACGATTACACGATTACACAGTTACACAGTTCTACAATTCTACGATTCTACAATTCTACAAAACAGCCATTGCCCTTAGCCTTCGCCATCGCTTTTTTTCGATTACACAGTTCTCCAGTTCTCCAGTTCTACGATTCTACAATTCTACAATTCTACTGTTCTCCAAACTGCAATTACCCTAAATTTGCAGAATGCAACATAGCGATACAGCAAAACAAGTATTAGGATTTGAATCCACACAAATACAACGAGCTATTTCGTTGTTGGATAATCAGTTTGATAATGCAGTGGAATCTATCTTGCAATGCAAAGGCAAAGTGGTGGTATGTGGAATTGGCAAGTCCGGAAGTATTGCACAAAAAGTTACGGCTACTTTATGCAGCACCGGAACAGAAGCAGTTTTTTTACATGCGGCAGAAGCTATTCATGGTGACCTCGGAATTTATCATCGTGAGGATGTGGTAATTTTTTTTACGAAAAGTGGAACATCATCAGAGATGTTGCAACTGATTCCATTTTTTAAAGAACGCAATTCAAAGATAATTTCAATAATCGGCAATATTGATTCACCTGTTGCAAAGCAATCGGACTTTGTAATTAATGCATCGGTGGAAAGAGAAGCAGATACTTTGAATCTTGCACCAACAGCTTCATCTACAGTTGCACTCGCATTAGGTGATGCAATGGCAGTTGCGCTGATGCATGCAAAAGGATTTGGTGAAACAGATTTTGCACGACTGCATCCGGGTGGTCAGTTGGGTAAAAATTTATTATTGAAAGTTGCAGATATAATGCATGCCA encodes:
- a CDS encoding outer membrane beta-barrel protein, which translates into the protein MQLYYNLKHIVLLVLLLSTVSLMAQEREYGIWGGLSHSFGDINYNLNSVQFSKPAAGLFYRYNKNPRIAYYFGVAYGSTAGDDAMASDTFRLARNLSFKSNLFEATTRIEFNFFELNRLRQEDWFSPFMFIGIGALYFNPKANYNGDWIELQPLGTEGQQFSELTGIDPYHRLQVIVPIGGGFKFAIGKNVTVGLEASWNKLFTDYLDDVSSKYVDPTILASGPNGETVVALADRSGELLDTQPIGINGKQRGDPNHDDSYMHAGLFISYTFVKLKCPSPGGNKKRYN
- a CDS encoding T9SS type A sorting domain-containing protein codes for the protein MKQKSLLMIVVLLIGMHFQATADVEPTNDVYSGAETMAENGSVSGTIGIPSTDQNDWYIFTTTDDGSVNLYLDHEPGMYHRIYLYDSDGTTSLGSAEGFDNASQTVNNLAAGTYYARVYYYSSSYMSNYTLTNTVTPATLANDSEPNDSPGTALTMAENGSVIGHIGFRYNGGSYDTDDWYIFNTTNDGVITLELVHDPGMYHRIYLYDSDGTTSLGSAEGTGSATFTKNNLAAGTYYARVYYFSSTYYSGYTLTNTATPATPANDSEPNDLYTEANTSIAEDGFTTGHIGFRENGGGFDTEDWYTVSMADAGTITLELTNQTGQYFGVYLYDNNGTTSLGSNFEYDTAKVIVKNLEAGDYYIKVDSYSSTYYSGYKLQYTTTSATYTADSELNDDYTLASVSVPENGMVEGRISYRRNGGTYDTNDWYHLVSTSDGAITLNISMDPGMYHGIYLYDENGTTSLGNNFNYGSASITVFNLQAGNYYAKVDNYSSTYYSGYELEFVVTPTPYTNDPEPNGTIGTASPMLTNSTVEGHIGFRGNGTVYDTEDYWEFTLSEMGEVTLSTLTSDLSQYHGIYLYNSGGFSLGNNFGYGTTSLTIVDLVPGIYYAKVDNYSATYYSSYQLTNTYCPDAITIVAEGETTLCEGESVILTTPDHHWSYLWNDGSTTETNAVTLAGDFSLTIDNGDGCVRTSNTLAVDVTPNPVAVLEADGPTTFCEGGSVTITANVPGSPDSYLWSNGETTSSITVSESGDYSVTIYKNDCSAISDPIAITVNPNPTATVTADGSTTLCEGEDVMLTANTASSYLWSNGETTQSITVSESGNYSVTITNENSCTDESDAVAVTVNPIPVATISAGGDTEFCEGGSVMLTASSGDSYLWSTGQTSASISATSEGSYSVTVTENGCSATSSNTDVTVNANPTPSISADGLTTFCEGGSVNLSVDSYFDIVWSTGENTESINVNEAGVYNVTVTNDNGCMGTSSDVTVTTEVCTELVIFADGPTTFCEGGSVILSSSEEAGNVWNTGATTQSITVTESGDYSCVNGDNTSNTITVTVNANPEATISADGDTQFCEGGSVMLTASAGDSYLWSTGETSASIVASSEGLYSVTVTQDGCSATSENTDVTINANPTPEISADGPTTFCDGGSVNLSVDSYFDILWSTGANTESINVTESGSYSVTVTDAKGCSGEAEAVEVTVESCGTEVTIIAEGETTFCAGGSVILTSSEATGNIWSTGETTQSITATESGDYSVSNGAFVSNTITVTVVEEASVSVSPIGPDKICYEGSVLLSATASSGDLQWQRNGMDISGETGSSLTVTESGHYTCTVDNGVCDAATSNSVKVTYYKNLPITPAGTSYICDGSSVVLSVDYYATVTYQWYRNGVEIIGATANIYEATTTGKYRVVSTLDGCGRVSNIVQVIVDCRFASESEIESQLWPNPTSESFNISTTAEENAKLIIQIYDISGSEVFAMTHTQSYSGEILNINLPDLASGMYSVVIHFPNGTMNQHPLVINK
- a CDS encoding KpsF/GutQ family sugar-phosphate isomerase, producing the protein MQHSDTAKQVLGFESTQIQRAISLLDNQFDNAVESILQCKGKVVVCGIGKSGSIAQKVTATLCSTGTEAVFLHAAEAIHGDLGIYHREDVVIFFTKSGTSSEMLQLIPFFKERNSKIISIIGNIDSPVAKQSDFVINASVEREADTLNLAPTASSTVALALGDAMAVALMHAKGFGETDFARLHPGGQLGKNLLLKVADIMHATDKIAIVNTTTNFRELIIAMTKHNLGAACVIDDDENFVGLITDGDVRRILIDTTDINSIPMQKIMTANPVSVASDATLKIAVDLMENRKSQLSVLPVIDLGKLKGLIRIHDVYQR
- a CDS encoding isoprenyl transferase, yielding MSENTLLDLNRIPQHIAIIMDGNGRWAKRHDKPRIYGHQQGVESVRTIVEACREFGVKYLTIYAFSTENWNRPQQEVNALMELLIRSISKETPELNNKHVRIRMIGDMTSLPQDCRIQLDDAINLTSQNMELQLVLALSYSGRWEIKHAMQLIANKVQEGIIEPGDIDEQLIKEHLTTSDIPDPELIIRTSGEYRISNYLLWQSAYSEFYFTETLWPDFNRDAFVKALHDYQGRERRFGKISEQIQVK